One part of the Raphanus sativus cultivar WK10039 chromosome 7, ASM80110v3, whole genome shotgun sequence genome encodes these proteins:
- the LOC108817649 gene encoding ATP-dependent helicase hrq1 isoform X1, producing the protein MAEESRCGGNTVAICVRTLSGESTIVQVSSDGTIRDLKVALKSSFAPASSSPNFNLFFQGSKLSLNSRVATTAINGGEFLVLVPFVKKERPQTPKPDLSEPPLSSSFSSSAYSTMIREASASRAENHSAGLKRKRDQEKPCCPVEFLKGVLESDGCKDEFEGQKNTEKLAEVLKSRNCLSSPGFAKCLMSRETSGYSCSCPDWLKLSMETFTFLNLFSSLIESVGEKLYFTRLEESLARLANSGVRVGIEDVKNLSILCPKVVKVVTDEFEAANYENAIVIADFLETDGGTKYEKPGLKKTPLSKVFSSIKKRETSFKAALWESIKSLLLKKRCKRGETVSLEDMLIFARESTRVGVNEDGQTGKDKFPPSGSRSSRKLCHGTNSLLPLEMVEHLRNGFGSKGQIVHVEDINARKAVYVEVPDELSEITKSALKRIGINTLYSHQAESISAALSGKNVVVATMTSSGKSLCYNVPVFEKLTIDTDACALYLFPTKALAQDQFRALSDLIKGYEASINMGVYDGDTPYKDRTWLRNNGRLLITNPDMLHMSILPLHGQFRRILSNLRYVVIDEAHTYKGAFGCHTALILRRLRRLCSHVYGVNPSFIFCTATSANPREHCMELANLSELELIEKDGSPSSKKLFVLWNPTVPPTIKSEESSKDMKSKGDAADDSSSPLSEVSHLFAEMVQHGLRCIAFCRSRKLCELVLCFTRDILAKTAPHLVEAISSYRGGYIAEDRRKIESELFGGKLCGIAATNALELGIDVGHIDVTLHLGFPGSIASLWQQAGRSGRRERPSLALYVAFDGPLDQYFMKFPNKLFRSPIECCHLDSQNEQVLAQHLACAAVEHPLSLQYDGKHFGSSLNNSLELLKNRGILSFDPSRDSSARIWNYIGREKKPSQRVSIRAIETERYKVVEKRSDDVLEEIEESKAFFQVYEGAIYMNQGRTYLVEVLDTKEKIALCKLVNVDYYTRPRDCTHIHVPGGETAYAFKAPKNQLDKTTAQAQPCSVKTDWLGFYRIRKKTSTAYDSVDLSLPSYSYQSQAVWIQVPESVKKAVGNDNFRSGLHAACHALLHVVPLFVRCNYSDLAPECANASDTSYFPSRILLYDRHPGGTGISAQIRPFFTELLKASVDLLKACCCSAESGCPGCVQNFACHNDLLHKDAAITIIEFFRLAMVGWAIALHGGGGDIPIDLPDERRIPRETALRHCLDLGVSALKSGKHPLDVTELVVRELENHPDFNAGKGSVLTAQGTVEMEASIMDGKTKTCGAVSGLTTVVNPVSLARLVMDKTPHIYLAFDAAEAFARAHQGVETAESSYFVTPENIARLKQAREFNRVQLDYTAPTPEIRGDSQVGTVGCVAVDGAGNLAAATSTGGYVNKMAGRIGDSPLIGAGTYANHLCAVSATGKGEYIIRATMAREVAALMEYKGLSLTEAAAYAVDQSGPRGTCGLVAVSANGEVAMPFNTNGMFRACATEDGYTEVAIWPKN; encoded by the exons ATGGCGGAGGAGAGTCGCTGCGGCGGAAACACTGTTGCGATCTGCGTCCGTACACTCTCCGGAGAATCTACGATTGTTCAGGTTTCCTCGGACGGGACGATTCGCGACCTCAAAGTTGCCCTAAAATCCTCTTTCGCTCCCGCTTCCTCCTCTCCCAATTTCAATCTGTTCTTCCAG GGTTCGAAATTGAGTTTGAACAGTAGAGTGGCTACAACTGCCATTAATGGCGGTGAATTCTTGGTTTTGGTTCCTTTTGTTAAGAAGGAGCGTCCACAAACCCCAAAACCTGATTTATCAGAGCCTCCATTGAGTTCAAGCTTCTCCAGTTCCGCGTATTCCACAATGATTCGAGAAGCTTCAGCCTCCAGAGCTGAGAATCATTCTGCTGGGCTGAAAAGAAAACGGGACCAAGAGAAGCCGTGTTGTCCAGTTGAATTCTTGAAAGGTGTTTTGGAGTCTGATGGTTGTAAAGATGAGTTCGAGGGTCAGAAGAACACAGAGAAGCTTGCTGAGGTTTTGAAGTCTAGGAATTGCTTGTCTTCTCCTGGTTTCGCAAAGTGCTTGATGTCGAGGGAAACAAGCGGCTACTCGTGTTCTTGTCCAGATTGGTTGAAATTGTCGATGGAGACGTTCACGTTTCTGAACCTGTTTTCATCTCTTATTGAATCGGTCGGAGAAAAGTTGTACTTTACACGATTGGAGGAATCGCTTGCCCGGTTAGCAAATTCTGGAGTTCGTGTCGGTATAGAGGACGTCAAGAATCTTTCGATTTTATGCCCCAAG GTAGTAAAGGTTGTCACCGATGAATTTGAGGCTGCTAACTATGAGAATGCTATAGTTATAGCTGATTTTCTTGAAACAGATGGAGGTACCAAATATGAGAAACCAG GTCTGAAGAAAACTCCACTTTCAAAGGTCTTTAGTTCTATTAAAAAGCGGGAGACTTCTTTTAAGGCTGCATTGTGGGAGTCCATCAAGTCGCTACTG TTGAAAAAACGTTGTAAGAGGGGAGAAACTGTTTCCTTGGAGGACATGCTTATCTTCGCCAGGGAGAGTACACGTGTCGGTGTCAACGAGGATGGACAGACTGGAAAAGATAAATTTCCTCCCTCTGGCTCTCGTTCATCCCGGAAGTTGTGTCAT GGCACAAATTCATTGCTACCATTGGAGATGGTTGAACATCTCAGGAATGGTTTTGGATCTAAAGGACAG ATAGTTCATGTTGAAGATATCAATGCTCGAAAAGCTGTCTACGTCGAAGTACCAGATGAGCTCTCAGAAATCACGAAGTCTGCCTTGAAACGGATTGGAATCAATACATTATACAGCCATCAG gCTGAATCGATTTCAGCAGCCTTGTCTGGGAAGAATGTTGTGGTTGCAACCATGACTTCCAGTGGAAAATCTCTTTGCTATAATGTGCCAGTCTTTGAGAAATTGACCATTGATACAGATGCTTGTGCCTTGTACTTATTTCCAACCAAG GCCTTAGCTCAGGATCAGTTTAGAGCGTTGTCCGATTTAATAAAAGGATACGAAGCTAGCATAAATATGGGGGTGTACGATGGTGATACTCCTTATAAGGATAGAACATGGCTGAGGAATAACGGTAGACTG CTGATCACAAATCCTGATATGTTACATATGTCAATCTTGCCTCTTCATGGGCAATTCAGACGGATTTTATCAAACCTTAG GTACGTTGTAATCGATGAAGCCCATACTTACAAGGGAGCGTTTGGCTGTCACACAGCTCTTATATTGAGAAGACTACGCCGCCTCTGCTCTCATG TTTATGGCGTCAATCCCTCATTCATATTTTGTACTGCAACATCTGCTAATCCTCGAGAACATTGCATG GAGCTTGCAAACTTATCTGAGCTCGAGCTGATAGAGAAAGATGGAAGTCCTTCCTCCAAAAAGCTGTTTGTCCTGTGGAATCCTACAGTCCCTCCAACAATT AAATCTGAAGAAAGCTCGAAGGACATGAAAAGTAAAGGAGATGCTGCAGATGATTCATCAAG CCCACTTTCTGAAGTATCACACCTTTTCGCAGAGATGGTTCAGCATGGCCTACGCTGCATTGCTTTTTGTCGATCTCGCAAACTTTGTGAACTTGTTTTGTGTTTTAC GCGTGATATTCTCGCTAAGACTGCTCCTCATCTTGTTGAAGCCATATCTTCATATCGTGGAGGTTACATTGCTGAG GATCGGAGGAAAATAGAGAGTGAGTTATTCGGTGGAAAGCTTTGTGGTATTGCTGCAACAAACGCACTTGAGTTGGGGATTGATGTCGGTCACATAGACGTAACTTTGCATTTAGGTTTTCCCGGCAGTATTGCCAG TCTTTGGCAGCAAGCGGGTCGGTCTGGAAGACGAGAAAGGCCCTCTCTTGCTTTATATGTTGCCTTTGACGGTCCCCTTGACCAATACTTCATGAAATTCCCGAACAAGCTCTTCCGTAGTCCAATTGAGTGTTGCCATCTTGATTCTCAAAATGAACAG GTCCTTGCGCAGCATTTGGCTTGTGCTGCTGTTGAGCACCCATTGAGTTTGCAGTACGATGGAAAACACTTTGGTTCTAGCCTAAACAACTCTCTTGAATTGCTCAAGAACAGAGGAATCTTAAGTTTTGATCCGTCCCGTGATTCTTCTGCTAGAATATGGAACTATATTGGTCGAGAG AAAAAGCCTTCGCAGAGAGTCTCTATTAGGGCCATAGAGACAGAAAGATACAAAGTAGTGGAAAAAAGAAGTGACGATGTCCTAGAAGAAATCGAGGAAAGCAAAGCCTTTTTCCAGGTCTATGAAGGAGCTATTTATATGAACCAAGGAAGGACTTATCTGGTCGAGGTTTTGgatacaaaagaaaagatagcTTTGTGTAAATTAGTAAACGTGGATTACTACACCCGGCCTCGGGATTGCACACATATCCATGTACCTGGTGGTGAAACT GCTTACGCATTCAAGGCTCCAAAGAATCAACTAGATAAGACAACAGCACAAGCTCAACCCTGTAGTGTGAAAACAGACTGGCTTGGATTTTACCGTATCCGGAAAAAGACCAGTACAGCATATGATTCTGTTGATCTCTCGCTCCCAAGTTACTCTTACCAATCACAG GCTGTTTGGATTCAAGTGCCTGAGTCGGTAAAAAAAGCAGTGGGCAATGATAACTTCCGTTCTGGTTTACACGCTGCTTGTCACGCTCTTCTCCATGTTGTTCCACT ATTTGTGCGTTGCAACTACTCAGACTTAGCTCCGGAATGTGCAAATGCAAGTGATACAAGCTATTTTCCATCAAGAATATTACTATATGATCGTCATCCTGGAGGAACCGGCATATCCGCCCAG ATCCGTCCATTTTTCACCGAGCTTCTAAAAGCTTCGGTTGATCTCTTAAAGGCATGCTGCTGCTCAGCTGAAAGTGGTTGCCCCGGTTGCGTTCAAAACTTTGCTTGCCACAATGATCTCCTACATAAGGATGCAGCCATCACGATCATTGAG TTTTTCCGTCTAGCGATGGTGGGGTGGGCGATAGCGTTACACGGCGGCGGCGGAGACATTCCGATCGATCTCCCTGACGAGCGACGTATCCCTCGTGAGACGGCCCTCCGTCACTGCCTCGATCTCGGCGTTTCCGCCCTCAAATCCGGCAAACATCCATTGGACGTCACCGAACTCGTC gTTCGTGAACTTGAGAACCACCCAGACTTCAATGCTGGTAAAGGATCCGTTTTAACTGCGCAAGGCACTGTTGAAATGGAAGCTTCCATTATGGACGGTAAAACCAAAACATGTGGAGCCGTCTCTGGCCTCACCACTGTCGTTAATCCCGTCTCTTTAGCTCGACTCGTCATGGACAAAACTCCTCATATCTATCTTGCTTTCGACGCTGCTGAAGCTTTCGCTAGAGCACAT CAGGGTGTTGAGACGGCTGAATCAAGCTATTTCGTAACTCCTGAAAACATTGCAAGGCTTAAACAGGCCAGAGAGTTCAATCGTGTCCAG TTGGATTACACAGCGCCTACACCTGAAATTCGTGGCGACAGCCAGGTAGGAACTGTGGGGTGTGTAGCAGTGGACGGTGCTGGAAACCTAGCTGCGGCCACTTCAACTGGCGGTTACGTCAATAAAATGGCGGGCAGAATCGGAGACTCCCCGTTGATCGGCGCAGGAACGTACGCAAACCACCTCTGTGCCGTCTCAGCCACTGGTAAAGGAGAATATATAATCCGTGCAACCATGGCTAGAGAAGTGGCTGCACTTATGGAATACAAAGGTCTGTCTCTAACCGAGGCCGCGGCTTATGCTGTTGACCAATCCGGACCCAGAGGAACCTGTGGGCTCGTTGCTGTCTCTGCTAATGGTGAAGTTGCTATGCCGTTTAACACCAACGGGATGTTCAGAGCCTGTGCAACCGAAGATGGTTACACTGAAGTCGCAATTTGgccaaaaaattga